In Corythoichthys intestinalis isolate RoL2023-P3 chromosome 4, ASM3026506v1, whole genome shotgun sequence, a genomic segment contains:
- the LOC130914400 gene encoding uncharacterized protein LOC130914400, giving the protein MVNKKLKEAAMGFVLGAIGGCIMGAIEDPVDRTLSDMSTKSQLKPLIDDIRTVGALGLGTLMGASALTIAMTSVVAGVIVAAAVASVFVSTGSCGPTLTNYANLWTSAGLAGAFATTLSGATLGFFTETIVNIYGMVGLLCALSFFSILKPPLRFVFNVLWKQGEACCAQSTTAWETEREQLEISDLDQRERVAVQIEERILTIKNGRNITDAKDMSTWATERKLREGLERKKMEAEEAQIKQRTLQDWITTVMVKYVDFLAFSGIPMTVVAVVTSLFGLFGYAGHHFVFIALVALVAIIGYLIVKLLDFKFWMLIGCMGMLATFLIAMLTIQAGENIKAIMNQKGQPKHDSISIGDRMSDHSSREALKTAIIAAKLCQLSLGATVGGPLVRHAAGGGKVIIGAAIVAVGLLTGVEILSPVLGKGGKAGALLGVVGTSGVAMGAVAAMAAQCSSWPRTAGTVAGVIIGTLVMGELHIFMIGVQIIVAYIFAMTNAF; this is encoded by the exons ATGGTGAATAAAAAACTGA AAGAAGCCGCTATGGGTTTTGTACTGGGAGCCATCGGAGGCTGCATAATGGGAGCCATAGAAGACCCCGTTGACAGAACCCTGTCTGACATGTCCACGAAGAGTCAACTGAAACCCCTGATCGATGACATCAGGACAGTGGGTGCTCTCGGATTAGGAACTCTCATGGGGGCTTCTGCGCTGACCATTGCCATGACCTCGGTCGTTGCGGGTGTTATCGTGGCGGCGGCTGTAGCTTCAGTGTTCGTCAGCACAGGAAGTTGTGGGCCCACTCTCACAAATTATGCAAACTTGTGGACATCTGCGGGACTTGCTGGTGCCTTCGCGACCACACTTAGTGGAGCCACACTAGGGTTTTTCACTGAAACAATTGTGAACATTTATGGCATGGTTGGTCTTCTATGCGCACTGTCCTTTTTCAGCATCCTCAAACCACCTCTGCGTTTCGTATTTAACGTTCTCTGGAAGCAAGGAGAGGCCTGTTGCGCTCAAAGTACTACGGCTTGGGAAACGGAACGGGAACAATTAGAGATTTCAGATTTAGACCAGAGAGAAAGGGTGGCTGTGCAAATAGAAGAGAGAATCCTGACCATCAAAAATGGGAGGAACATCACTGATGCAAAGGACATGAGCACATGGGCAACTGAACGGAAGCTGAGAGAAGGActggaaaggaaaaaaatggaggCCGAAGAGGCACAAATCAAACAACGAACCCTCCAAGACTGGATCACAACTGTGATGGTCAAATATGTGGACTTTTTAGCCTTTTCTGGAATTCCAATGACTGTGGTTGCTGTTGTAACATCACTTTTTGGCTTATTTGGGTACGCAGGCCATCATTTTGTGTTCATTGCACTTGTAGCTTTAGTAGCAATCATCGGCTACTTGATTGTAAAGTTATTAGATTTTAAATTCTGGATGTTGATAGGATGCATGGGAATGCTTGCAACTTTCCTTATTGCAATGCTCACTATACAAGCAGGAGAGAACATCAAGGCTATCATGAATCAGAAAGGGCAACCGAAGCATGACAGTATTAGCATCGGCGATCGCATGAGTGACCATTCCTCTCGAGAAGCTTTGAAAACAGCAATTATTGCAGCAAAACTTTGCCAGTTGAGTTTGGGAGCCACTGTCGGGGGGCCCTTGGTAAGGCACGCCGCTGGAGGGGGCAAAGTCATCATAGGAGCTGCAATAGTGGCTGTCGGGTTACTGACTGGGGTGGAGATCTTATCCCCAGTACTTGGAAAAGGAGGGAAAGCTGGTGCACTGCTAGGGGTAGTGGGTACTTCTGGAGTGGCTATGGGTGCAGTGGCAGCCATGGCAGCACAGTGTTCTTCATGGCCCCGCACTGCAGGAACCGTAGCAGGTGTAATTATTGGCACGTTAGTCATGGGCGAATTGCATATTTTCATGATTGGAGTACAGATTATTGTTGCTTACATCTTTGCCATGACCAATGCCTTTTGA
- the LOC130914399 gene encoding uncharacterized protein LOC130914399 yields MADASFLELPKFDESSAAAWFANAEEQFVLRGVSDDTMRFYHVVAALGYSTAVRAQRFVVYPPKVGKYTGLKAHLLRLYEPSYKSTSEAPKVPASRTLLPVVPAIDGGTSAPVPRSRTAVPVPAPPPRASALALPDAEVAVSPPAPLSLASAPSPLSVDAAAPVPGFPGYGAVAPACGLLDDGAPTCGLLDDGAPVPGFPGCAALAPACGLLNDGAPACGLLDDAPSACGLLDDAPSACGLLDDAPSACGLLDGVPSGPGPLDGVPSDPGFLGDTSPHDVIAAPASGLPNDAAPAPAPLEVSEVAPLLAPLDAAASDLTPTPPGVSEVSHQPSPLAIAASLAAVPAPPVVSEVAYRPAPANAAPDVSPRPPPLDNDVVAPVLAFPPLLLRPAGLVRLACRPCPRPGDSDRRAGRRRLRPRTADSDRRARRPRLQPRLGGAARCKSRPLLSDACRLSRRPLLRPRLRGAARRAPRPGRPPDRSARTSRIWRSGRPPDRRVPSPAAWHPGRPPDCSAWASRIWHPGRPPDCPFGRSPLTPRPRNPSVLYC; encoded by the coding sequence ATGGCGGATGCTAGCTTTCTCGAGCTACCGAAGTTCGACGAGTCTTCTGCGGCCGCGTGGTTCGCTAACGCGGAGGAGCAGTTCGTCCTCCGTGGTGTTTCAGACGACACCATGCGCTTCTACCACGTGGTGGCCGCGCTCGGGTACTCGACGGCGGTTAGAGCACAGCGCTTCGTGGTCTATCCGCCGAAGGTGGGCAAGTACACGGGGCTCAAGGCGCACCTCCTCAGACTTTATGAACCGTCGTACAAATCGACTTCAGAGGCGCCCAAGGTGCCCGCCTCGCGAACCTTGCTGCCCGTGGTACCCGCCATAGATGGCGGCACTTCCGCCCCGGTTCCTCGCAGCCGTACTGCTGTCCCGGTACCCGCGCCACCGCCGCGCGCTTCTGCTCTGGCTCTTCCCGACGCCGAAGTTGCTGTCTCGCCTCCGGCCCCGCTCTCGCTCGCCTCGGCTCCGTCGCCGCTCTCCGTCGACGCCGCTGCGCCCGTCCCTGGCTTTCCCGGCTACGGCGCCGTTGCGcccgcctgcggcctactcgacgacggtgCGCCCACCTGCGGCCTACTCGATGACGGTGCGCCCGTCCCTGGCTTTCCCGGCTGCGCCGCCCTTGCGCCGGCCTGCGGCCTACTCAACGACGGTGCAcccgcctgcggcctactcgacgacgccccgtccgcctgcggcctactcgacgacgccccgtccgcctGCGGCCTTctcgacgacgccccgtccgcctGCGGCCTTctcgacggcgtcccgtccggccctggtcccctcgacggcgtcccgtccgACCCTGGTTTTCTCGGCGACACTTCGCCTCACGACGTCATTGCTGCGCCTGCTTCTGGCCTTCCTAACGACGCCGCTCCAGCACCTGCGCCTCTGGAAGTCTCCGAGGTCGCCCCTCTACTGGCGCCACTGGACGCCGCCGCCTCTGACCTCACTCCAACGCCTCCGGGAGTCTCCGAGGTCAGCCATCAGCCTTCGCCGCTGGCCATCGCCGCTAGCCTTGCTGCTGTGCCGGCGCCTCCGGTAGTCTCCGAGGTTGCATATCGGCCAGCGCCAGCGAACGCCGCCCCCGACGTCTCTCCTCGTCCTCCGCCTTTGGACAACGATGTCGTCGCTCCGGTTTTGGCGTTTCCCCCGCTCCTGCTACGACCGGCCGGCCTGGTTCGTCTCGCCTGTCGCCCTTGTCCACGACCGGGCGACTCCGACCGCCGCGCCGGTCGCCGTCGTCTCCGGCCTCGAACGGCCGATTCCGACCGCCGCGCCCGTCGCCCTCGTCTGCAGCCTCGACTGGGTGGTGCTGCTCGTTGCAAGTCTCGACCGCTGCTCAGCGACGCGTGCCGCCTCTCTCGGCGTCCGCTTCTCCGGCCGCGCCTGCGTGGTGCTGCACGGCGCGCTCCTCGTCCTGGGCGTCCTCCAGACCGTTCTGCTCGGACGTCCCGCATCTGGCGTTCTGGACGGCCGCCTGATCGTCGCGTTCCGTcgcccgccgcctggcatcctgggcgtcctccaGACTGTTCTGCTTGGGCGTCCCGcatctggcatcctggacggccGCCTGACTGTCCGTTCGGTCGTTCTCCACTGACGCCCCGGCCGCGCAACCCTTCCGTTCTGTACTGTTGA